The DNA segment TCGTTGTTACAGAACAGTCAACATCCTGAGGTTTGAGTCTCCACGAAAAGTCCTAAGGGCTTAACCATGGAAGGTTTATCGGTAATATGATCGGATAAAAGCATTCAAAacgatatataaaaaaaaaacttttgttaCAATAGACTCGCTTTATATAATAGAATTAACATTGTCTCAAACAAATCCTTATTGTATTTTTTGagctatataaaaaaaaatagaaaaaagttgAAGTAATATAATAAGTATTATATGATTGGTTTCAACGCTTTCATTCTTTATATAAAGTTTACCCACTAATTTGTCATCAAAGATCTAAGTTAAAGCATATCCTTTGTTCAACTAGGATGACATTGTCATGTGTATTTAAATCATTCTCAATCGGGTTATTTTCAAGACTCTTTACTACTTTGTTGAtgcttttgcttttattattaaaggtttattaccttttaattgGGTGATGATAAGATTTGCTTAAATGCCCCCACTCTTTTCAATATTCATCCATTAATCATTTTGTGTATGAATTTTAGAGTTCCCTAAGTTTTTTAACATTCACCCATCAATCATTTGGTCTATACGATTTAGTcctaaaattttcatatcattttataAGTTTGGCTACTTTGAAAACACTTATATGAGTTAGGGCCcatttagtagtgattttaataaacgtttttaacttaaaagttgtttttgaaagaaaaaaaattatatattttgcaaaatttagaaaacatttttaaaaatctgaaagtgtttttttagaaaaacaatCGATAAATGATTCTCTTacaaacacttttaaaaaaaatattttcactaaaaacacttcGAATAGAATCACTACTAAATGCATTCTTATACTTAAATTATACATCTaagagaaatataaaatataattgcaTAAGGAGTAAAAtattaatgttttctttttttaattaaattattttcaactaGATGAATTTCACtactatttttagaaaaaaaaaatcactaatttataatttaaaataacaaatttcttattttccaCAACCTTATACATGCATCCAACATaatgagaaattttttaaaaaatatctattatttttttaattaattagttgatACTATAAGTGATTTGGTTTGCCCAAATTACAattacataaaagaaaattaataacatatcaaataattttttctaattaaattattattttttattttatttgacacTTATCATCGATTTTTCGATACAAcacaatatataaatttcttatcttataaaaaTTGATACATCAGTGCTTCAAAATTCATACATCAAAAGGTATAgagatatgaaaaaaataataaaaatatttggaaaaccctaattttttccAAGTAAATTGATTCTATAAGAATGGTATGGGCAAACCATAGGGGCACCAAGGCAAACGGTGcccaaaagaaaaggaaagaagaagcaTAACCATCAGCATGGAATGACAGAGCACTAAACAAAGCTTTTTCTCTGTCACCTACTTTTGGGAATCTTGTGTTTGGACGGCATGCTCTGAACCCTCAACAAAATTCTTCATTATTCAATGTGTCAGTGTGACCATTGACCTATCGGAGTTAACTGACCCCACCAACCGAGTTGACTCAGTCCATTACCAATCTTTCACCGAGTGAGTTCATGACTCAGCTGATCTGTATATAACTAGCATATTTCAGCCAAAACATCCCTCAACAACACCTTCCCTCTTGCAAACTCACCACCAACTTCTCCTTTGTGAGTTGCACACTTCACTGAGTTAGCCCCCCTAAATCGGGATGCTGATCTTCGCCCCCTTCTTATAAGAACTACACTTTCTAAGAGGCTTGACCAAATCGGAACCCGAACCCGGTCGATGGATCGATGTTTATCGATATCAATGATGATTTGTTGCATCGATGGTCGAAGATCTTCCCTTGAGGAGACACAACGGGCCGCCACACGCAAGATATGTCTTATAGTACCCTCCATGCACATCGGTAACTCAGTCCTTGAGTCGCAAACCTCCTTTATCCGATCCTTTTTTATTAATGGTATTGCCCACTCGACTATATGAGTCCGTGTCCTTGACAGATCTATAACTTTACTAGTACTAATAACTTCTAGTAGCACTACCCCAAAGCTAAACACATCATTTTTTGTACTTAGTTTGCTAGGGGTGGTATAACAAGGATCCAAATACCCAATAGTCCCGGCGGGTTGACTCAATGAGTCGACTCGGGAATGgtctatattttcattttttcgaACGGCGAGCCCAAAATCTGCCAACTTGGCATTCCATTCTGAATCAAACAAAATGTTGGCAGACTTGATATCCCTATGGACAACCAAAGGCTTCTCCTCATGAAGGAACTGCACTGCCCTAGCTATCTGCATGGCCATCCCTAAGCGTTGAGGCCATGTTGGTGGCGTAGTGGAAACATGCAACAAGTCATGAAGAGAGCCATTAGGCATGAGTTCCATAACTAAAACCTTGTTCATGGCTGAGTCGTGACTCGTACCAAGCAAACTGATGATATTAGGGTTTTCGGGTAGCGAAGATAACATACTTATTTCGTTATCGATCTTGGTGTTGTCGCGAAGGATTTGAAGGCCCGGGGAAGGTTTTTTTATCGCGACGAGCTTGCCGTCTTGTAGAGCTCCCTTGTAGACTAATCCATGGCTTCCTTTACCGATAAGATGAGTAGGAGAGAAGCCTTGAGTCGCTTCTTCGAGCTCCTTGTAGTCGAATTCCTTGATCATATTCATCTCCTCCACCACCTTGGGATGTTGTTTGTGAAGAGGGCAAGTTTGAATGTGTCTATGACTTTGTAGAAGGACAGAGCTTTATTGTGAGTTGAGAGATGGAATGTGGAAAGAGAGAAAGGCTTTTGTAGAAGGCTGAGAATAAAGAGGCTTTGAGAGGGAGCATTATGATAAAAGAATGATAGatcataaggaaaaaaaactatagAGGAAAAGCAGCTAAAGGATGAGAAGATGCTCCATTAgctgttttccctttttttttcttttctctcttctgtCCCCATCTCTACTTTTCTTCTGTGtttccttttcttggtactAGGGTGGCAAGGGGCATGGTAATGGGAGTTGGTGTACTTATAAATTAAGGGAGTTGATGAGTCTTCTTGAGAGGGTAATTTGGGCGTGAAAGCCCATCAtcgaatatttaaaataagtggatcatatagatataaatatccttaattttataaattgatagtaattaaatttatataaaatataattttttttattaacctCGCCTATAATATATCGGGATAAgacataatatataaaaaaagtgataaaaaaaatttactcgAAATAATGAAGTTTTAATCAAGAAAATTAATGTTTAGTTAGTGTAATATTTTAAGGCTTATTTGGCATTTTTGTTCTCCaatacaaaaaaacatgtttagcaACTAGAAActgtttttgttcttaaaaacagaaaatagaatattttcaaataatattttttaataattttaagttattttcacttgttttatgaggcatgttttataaaataattatacaagcatgaaaattaattaaaaataaagcatcggatataaaaataatttttaaaacatatttaaaaatattaaaaacatgttaaaagcATTTTAAGTTCTCgaatagacttttgttctataaaatatcataaaacagtttttaaaaactattttcaaaattatttttttaaaacaattaccaaatagaaccttaatgtctaaaatattttactataatTAGATATGTATACTTTACATTAACGTGATTGCGATAAAAATGATTAGAGAGACCTATAAAGGTCATGTTATAAGCAAAAACAtccataatttaaaattttgtatacatCAAATAAAAGTCTTTTAACACAAATCATTTCATAAAACTACTtctattaaaaactaaaatttcatccaaaaacaaatcctaaaataGAAAGATTGATTACTAATAAAACTCTGGGTTAATTTCATTGACCTCCGCTGAATACATCTAACCtcaattagtttaaaatttcatcaaatgtctTTCCTATCATTCtcctttgatatttttatttacctcccttctaattcaaaataagggagctatttgacaaatttttcaaatcaataagGGATAGTTATATTTAcctaaaatatcataaaagatGAGTGAAATAACCCTaaaattcttgaaaattagggtttaagAATTTGAGTAATTTCAAATCTCCCACTACATATATTTGAATTGTACGTGACCACATGATACCCATTATTATAATACAAAAGAGAAAAGAGGTCGAGGTAGAGTTGTGTTTTTAGCAAGCAGCATCCTATAATTTATATGTATATGCCAATAAAGAACATCCACATAGAACAACACAAACACAAAGATATAATTTAATgattgttataataaaatatcttatcatcatctatatttttttctgaTAGTAATGGGTTCTTTAAGGAATGTTAGATGCTAAAATATGGCAAGGGTTTATTATTCTTGGAAAGTTCTATCCTCCAAAACTTGGGTGTTTGGACAAATCTTATTTAGAAAGATGCTTGGATTGATCCAAAATTCTCTTCATTAACTATATGTGCTTGGAcaaattctttttcttggatGATTCATCAAGTGAGAATTAGTGGGTGATTGCAAGAAGTTGGGATTGGTTCATCCACCCTAGCTAATTCTTTTATGCTCACAAgggttttaaaatttcaatttttgagtgATTTAGGGTTAAAACATTTTTGTATGTTTTATGCTACTAGAAGGTACGTAATTTGATCCTATTGAAAATAATCAGGGTTTGAGAAGTAATTTGGTCAAATAATTCAAGATTTATTTGTACCAAGCTTTTACACTTGAGTCAAAAGTTTTAAAAGTTGGCAAAAGTTCTTATCCAATGTGAACAAACTTTCAATTTCTCAAAAGCTAGTCAAAATCTAAGTccaattaaaaagtaaaattagcAATTGGATTTGTTTGGagaaattttttgtttcctatttttaaaataaaataataataataataatttatgcaAAAAAATTTGGAGACTTATATTGATTCtctatttttatacaaaaaaaaaaaaaaaaatctttgaaatttacattgaaaaaaaaataatgattttaaaaattatttaaaaaaaattaaggtacctacttcatattttaaaattttttaagtgatttttcaaaaatatatggtcatgatattttatttttatgtgaaatttttttatttttaaaacaaaatataaaaagtatattaataattatagttTGAATTGAGTGTAAttcaatagtaaaaaaatttgaaaatacctcTGTATGACccataaacaaatattttattatattaatctTGAATAGGTAAAATAACAAATGGAAGTCTTGATTATTAGTGTGTTTCgacttgaagtgtttttagaagaatcaCCTATTTAGCGATTCTCCACAaacattacaaataatttttcaatattatgagtaatttttcaaattttaaaaagtgttttataaaatttgttaaatacctaattttttttaagaacactTTTAAGACTaaaatcatttcttaaaatcattatcaaataaactcttaataataaattaaaatggaaaaaaaaatcaaagattagATGACCTATGAAATGTGAACATGGGCAAAAGACTAACTATAAACTATAgtaaactaagaaaaataaaagaagaagcCATTGAAATGGGGtaaaatttggaattaaatGTGATTAAACACAACAATATTGACTAGCTTGAGGGACACCCTttagtgaaaaataatttaagcaAGTTCTCAAAATACTATTTTGAGTgaaaaaattttctcatttaaatatcaaaaatgttaaaaacattttttagaataaaatttagacaaacataaatatatattataagacAAATATATGAAaccaagttaaaaaaaaaatgatatagaaggaaaaagtaataaaatttgaataaactCCTATTGGGGATTGTATAAAAAAGTAGCCTTTTGTGGCTAACCCATATATAAAATGATACAAGTATACTTTCTAAGGAATGATTAAATTTTGAGGAggagtaataaatataatggTTCAGTATTATAGTAACCGAGCAATAATGAAGAGGAGGGGGCAAAGGAATATTCTTTGTGTACTTGAATATGATCCTGTTATTGCTTTTATATATCTAACCTTAAAACTTTAATATTCATTGAGGTAAAGTTTGTAGAATGGACTCCtacttttaatttcatataatataatatgaaaGATGGTATCatggtaataataattttaataggagatttattaaaaattaaaattattatattgacctatgttttatgttaattttttaataattttatttatatttggctttattccatatttttttatcatataaccaaatataaaaaataattttttttcatttttttcttttcttaataattatcttaaatcaaacataactttagagtttgtttgataatattttcaaaaacagtttttagaaCCCcacatttattttcattctatgAGGCACAAGAATGACAAAGATCTTATTAGGGGCTTAATTGTGAAGAATGgctcttaaaaataattataaattgtttgtagaaataaaattttacaggGAAACTCGtgtatgaaaaaatatttttttcaaactacTCTTCATGAAAGCCCGTACATGTATGAACAATGCAAAAGCTGAAACTTACTTTCCatatttctcaaaaatcatCTCATTTTTAGcacaaattcttaaaatatatatatatatatattcttaaaaacatacctctcaatttttatttatgctaACTTCATTAatatatcctaaaaaaaattcattacaaAGAAAGATTTagactatatttggttctccaagaatattagaaaaaaattattaagaaaaattattttcttatgttttgtttcacggtaaaaaatatcaaatataagtaaaattaatttaagatttatatatttttaaattatttaatcttactatagagataaataagtaaaatgagtgtaaagaaacatataaaaataatttattaaatttaacattttttttccttttttttttatttatactttttcttcctattttctttccttttcattttctctcaaattttttcaaCCCAAACATAGCCCTATACTTTGTTTGGATCTTGAAAactttttaaggaaaatatcaaCATAAGAAAATAGtggaaaaaatataagaaaagaaaattgcaaaaatggaaaaattaaattaaatttgatatttttttctaatttatttctcttcctcttttgtaccaaaaaaaaaaaaagaattagagagcatataaatataaatatttaaataaaaaaagcataaaattttaaataatttttattatatctgaatttcttttatacaatttctaatagaccaaataagaaaatttgaattcCTTCCTACTTTTTTCTTATCTTTCCTTGATACTTCCctatggaccccgcatttcgtgctcatgcgtttcccactcgatggcgagcttaatttttatttgaaaaatgattttttatttgattaaaaaaaactgacttggagtcgccacttatttttgttttctttttaaagggtaaacaaaataagaaagaaaaaccctaagtgtgactccttactttagaaaaggtggtctgtgaaaaaccggatcggattcgggggtcagattacttatcaggaaggtacggtaaagaccgtagcacccctctaagtccctaaagtcgggtctctactaataaaatgaagcaatcatggcaattgatgaggaaatcaatgaatactcagagtgatcatgcacacgtgagaattTAAACATGCATATCGAAAATGACCAGAGCGGATGTAGATGCAtacctgggcagtgatccatgaagcgctatcaagaagtgacgttagtgcacaattaagaaataatagcatgcacGTCGTagagcaggataaataaatagcgcgtgacaaacaaatcaatcaatcataaaatcacgtatgtggggcccccaccaaagcccgattgatcttgcacgaattaatctcacaaattccattgttctgaaattatgaaaatgacattcatgcttatataaaattaagagaaaaagaagattatttgaaaaccaaagtggaattaaaattgttcgagtgaaaactggatttttgaaatttatttgaaaattgaagtatcgaaaattatttggaaattggagtttcggaaattaaatttaagaattggaattttagggattaaattcgaatgaaaacataattttgaaaattatttgggaagtagaaactatgaaagttaaattatgaaaattgggactttagaaattaaattttgaaagaaattagaattggaaattatttaagaattagaaatcatgaaaattaaattacataaattggaattttggaaattatttgaaggtggaatttttctaaagataaataactaaaatgatgatgataataatattaataacaataataataataataataaataaacgtgaatagtgaaatttttgaaattgaaaattaaatttgggagttggaattttgaaggattattaaaagatggaattttaaaatgaacttgaaaattagaatctaaaaaaaatatttgaggaatGAGATTTCTTAAAGAATTAGATTTTGATATTGGAAGTTTTTAGGAAATTACGTGAGAATGGAATTGAGAATATAACCATTAGAAAGTGTTAAATTAATTGAGAAAGAAACTAGATTGCTAACACATCAGACGTGgaggataaaataataataaaataaaaaagaaaaagaaaatgggcaTGCTTAGGATTGAGTGCATAGGTGGCTGCCCATTTTCTTTGATGATGGCCCTACTATTCCTCTGACTTGCACTTTGTCCCACGATGAAATTGAATTCACCCATGGATTATATGACAGCATGCCGACCCTTCCACCAACTCCAAAGCCGCAAGTCAAGAGGGTTGCCATAAAAAAATGGGACGTAATTAGAATAGGACTAGATAATGTTACCCAAACATTCGGTCAGTCCAGGGGATTACTTAACAGCTATAATAGATTATCAGAGGGGAATGAACAAGTAACAAAGAGAAAGGCGGAGCAAAAtgtgaaaagaaacaaaagcagCTGATCCCAACTAAGAGGAAAGACCTGATATGCCAACTGTAGACAACACACCTTCCTCACCGGCCATTTGGCTCGGCAAGCCTGGGTCTGCATCCCATCTGCTCAATAAATTTGGTGAGGCGCAAGGGCTTTGTACTCCACTACTCAGCCAACTTCTGCTCCTTGGATTCTGCGTCCCTCCTCAGTCCCGCTAACTGAATGTATTAGATGCCCTCTCAAACTTCCCCTGATTTCTTTTGTATCTCCTCCTCCCGCttgctctttttttctttctcccctCTTTCTTCCTTCCTTCCCACGACTTCTCTGAAATATCTCCTTTCTAAATGGCAGAAAAGCTCCCTAGCAATGGAAAAAGCTCTCTCTCCTCCTCTGTTTTTCCCCCCCCCGTCTAATCTGGCCGCCCTTCAGCTTCTAAAGGATAGCTCTTTCTTCCTGTTTCTCTCTTCTTTGACAAGCCATCACCCGCTCTACTGTTCACCCATCAGCAGCATGGCTTCTTCCATCAGCAGCATGGCCTCCTTGCTCTTTTGCTGCCCGTCCAATCCGGCTTCCCTCCAGCAGAAAAAGGGGTCCCCCCCCTCCTTATTTcaaaaagaaatgcaaataagtaaaaaaaaaactctctcccGGGTCCCTCAcaaaaggggtctacaaatatgcccctcttcggtagagctcacgagtgtaaggaatgtgaacactgaagtgaaaagaaagtgtgaatagtgagtgtaATGAAGTggactctaccgaagaaccaaggagacccccatagggacactGGTGAAACACGAACTCGCTCAGACTAACAGATGGGCAACGAGGCCTTAATCCCAATAAGGAAGGATGTCTCAAAATGTCTCTAAAGTCACACTGAGGACCCAAGctccctctaagatgtctccaaaagtgactcaaaGATCGATgttaaagatgagtaacggtcgaaccaccctagAGTACGGACAAAACGTGCCCAAAGGAAACTACCCTATGTGAACTACATGAGAAGACTAGGTGTAGGGTGCCCAACGACATGACAAAAATACGCATCACGGAATCAAAGAACTATGTCATGTGCAATGGAATGGGAAGTCTAGAAGAGCAATGACGATCAAGCAATAAGCTCCAGGTAACTGAGTGAGGAAATGACtttgaaaaaccaaaatggAGGAATAATGGTGACTCAGAATGCAAAGAAGACTCAACTATGCAGGCGTGACTCAGAGGTGGACAAGACTCAACTCAAACCGACAaaacaatgaccgatcgatataggtgcggtcccgactcaaactaaacacGAAAAGTGATAGGAATAtggccgatcaatataggtgcggccccgactcaaactcaaactgataagatgatgaccgatcgtataggtgcgatcccagaaactgaactgacatgacaggaagatggccgatcgatataggtgcggccccgactcaaactgacacgataatgaccgatcgatataggtgcggccccgactcaaactaacacgataatgaccgatcatataggtgcggccccgactcaaactgataagatgatgaccgatcgtataggtgcggtcccagaaactgaactgacatgacaggaagatggccgatcgtataggtgcggccccgactcaaactgataagatgatgaccgatcgtataagtgcggtcctagaaactgaactaacatgacaggaagatggccgatcgatataggtgcggccccgactcaaactgacacgataatgaccgatcgtataagTGCGACcctagaaactgaactgacatgacaggaagatggccgatcgtataggtgcggccccgactcaaactgataagatgatgaccgatcgtataagtgcggtcctagaaactgaactaacatgacaggaagatggccgatcgatataggtgcggccccgactcaaactgacacgataatgaccgatcgtataggtgcggccctagaaactgaactgacatgacaggaagatgaccgatcgatataggtgcggccccgactcaaactgacacgataatgaccgatcgtataggtgcggccccgactcaaactgataagatgatgaccgatcgtacaggtgcggtcctagaaactgaactgacatgataggaagatggccgatcgtataggtgcggccccgactcaaactgataagatgatgaccgatcgtataggtgcggtcccacaaactgaactaacatgacaggaagatggccgatcgatataggtgcggccccgactcaaattgacacgataatgaccgatcgtataggtgcggccctgactcaaactgataagatgatgaccgatcgtataggtgcggtcccagaaactgaactgacatgacaaagagatggccgatcgtataggtgcggccccgactcaaactgacacgataatgaccgatagtataggtgcggtcccgactcaaactgat comes from the Vitis vinifera cultivar Pinot Noir 40024 chromosome 12, ASM3070453v1 genome and includes:
- the LOC100266242 gene encoding serine/threonine-protein kinase-like protein At5g23170 codes for the protein MNMIKEFDYKELEEATQGFSPTHLIGKGSHGLVYKGALQDGKLVAIKKPSPGLQILRDNTKIDNEISMLSSLPENPNIISLLGTSHDSAMNKVLVMELMPNGSLHDLLHVSTTPPTWPQRLGMAMQIARAVQFLHEEKPLVVHRDIKSANILFDSEWNAKLADFGLAVRKNENIDHSRVDSLSQPAGTIGYLDPCYTTPSKLSTKNDVFSFGVVLLEVISTSKVIDLSRTRTHIVEWAIPLIKKDRIKEVCDSRTELPMCMEGTIRHILRVAARCVSSREDLRPSMQQIIIDIDKHRSIDRVRVPIWSSLLESVVLIRRGRRSASRFRGANSVKCATHKGEVGGEFARGKVLLRDVLAEIC